ATCGTAAGAATGATTTTGTGGTTTGTTATACACGCGAGACTAAATTAAAGCACGGATTCTATAAACAAAGTTATAAACTGACTGATGCTTTACTTGGCTCATGCCACAacacatgtatatatgtacaaaatgttCAATATATGTTTACCTGAATACATAACAGTCGAGTTGTTTACTAGACATTATAATTgcgaaatatgcattttagaCTTTCCCGTATTTTTGAGTAATGAATTGATATGATATGCAAGTGAACTTTAATGATGCAACGAGAACAATGATAAGGCAATAACACGTAGCAGATAAGACTAGACAAATCAGATTATAACTGCGTGCGAGATTTGCTTAACACACATCGGTACGCTTATCAAAGTCTTCCTGTTCTCATTTAATGCGCCTCACGATGATTGGCACGAGGTACTGAAACGCTTAATCTAAATGCAGGTGTGATCTTGAGACAATAGACAACTGTGTTTAGTCTCTTCGAGCATTTAAATGATGcgtaaaatatcgtataaTCTTATCTACAGTCACATTTACGCAATTCCATTTGCTTATCTAAAATACCTTTTTCAAGAAATGCttgcgtaaaataaaatcataataacaTTTTGCTGTGTTTCAGGTAAAAATGTATAAGGCGAGAACAATATTTCGCACGCTGGCCCCTTTGGCGCCGCGTGTATGCGGTCCCGAAAGATACGCGTCCTGGGTGGTTCGCAGTCATCCGTTAACCAGGACGAGTCAAGTGATCTTCACTGAACCCACGCGCAAGTACAACAGCCGTGCTGCGACCGAACCCTTCTTAAATGGCAGCACTAGCTCTTACGTGGAGGAAATGTACAATGCGTGGCTGCAAGATCCAAGCAGCGTACACGTGGTgagtaaatttacaaataaattttaatataaaattaataattaatattatataatgttatataatttattaataattaaattaagaaataattttttatctgaatataatatctaactaaaatttatcgacaaatCGAAAAAGATGTGtctattattaacattatttatcatcGTTTTCTATGATTTCGAATTTGATCGTTTGTTCGTATTATTGAACTAGAAggaattttcttaaatttattttatctctgtTTATTTGTAGTCATGGGATTCCTTCTTTCGAAACAGCACTGCTGGAGCTGCACCAGGATTCGCGTATCAAGCACCGCCATCCCTCGCTCCAAGCTACAATCAAGTACCACTTGGAGCGTTGTTGCCCCTCGGTGGCGGGACGCAACTCGGTCAGATGCCCGTGAACGAAAAGATCATTGATGATCATCTAGCGGTGCAAGCTATTATCCGCTCTTATCAGGTATGTTATCGAAATTTTGTTTATCCCCGGTGAGATGAATTTTAATGTGTTGCTCTTGCAAACAAGTATCCTATATATAACAGTTTATTTGCGGAATTCAGTAATCAAATATCGGTAATGATAATTTGTAgttatttccaattttattaCCTGTTTACAAGAGATGACATCGAATCATCTGCAATTCGCTTATACAATATGAACGATTAAATGcaaaaagtgtttttttttacaataatattttaattatgcaaaaattgttACAACACTCTCTggatttttaatacattttctgCTCCTATCTCTATTAAGAAGgtataatcataatattcttaattttattttaaacatgcctaataatttaataatttaaaaaggaGGAGgatacttattaaaatttattaaaatttgtataaataaaaatatatgcacgTGTATTTAATAGagatatcaatataattaaaattttatggacGACAgtctataatattaaatattttagcacaatatttatatatataaagaaggTTTATAAATTCTTAGTTTTACCCGTGCTTAAACGAAAGCTATGCTGTACTGCTAgtatatcaattttactttattcatACATTACGGGAATGACTATAGCATGCACATTGATACATTCTActtactttaatatatatatgcatgtgAAATCCATTGAATGAAATCTTTTAATCTTGGTGTCTCAGATTCACTTATATGGAATAGGTAAAACTTTGTGGTGggataaaagataatattacgCAGACATATTACGCAGAATTTATATTCGTGTAATACCTgacgtaaattttatattgctggTAGAAAAGATATGAGCCTGGGACATATGAGTGATGAAATATTGTATGTCACTATTTATGCTTCACTATCAGGGGCTATCATGTGTGTTTCcacattttctgatatcatattCATCTTATGTTTCATGTGCTATCAGCACAtgattatacaataaatgtattgGGTACAAGtagcaattataattatgagtaaatattgcataatagcCTCATTTCGTATGATTGTACTATTGTAGTTGCTCACTGCATCTTCTACCTCAAGCATGTCTTGCAAGTCCACATTTTTTCCTAGCAAGATtgataatagatttttttcaaatcttaaTCTCTTGGTTTATCACTTTTGTCCAAGTGAATCAAACAATTTCACTGATATCGAGGAAGAAGCAGCAGCacactatttttaattacagttataaaaattgatcaataGCAATAATCCCttataatgtactttttacTGTAGTCACATTATTAGAAAAGTAAGTTTACATTGCTCTAAATTATTACAACCATAATTCTGTTACATACAAGTACCAGAACACCTGGTCGCTATAttgcttcttttttctctaattACGATTATCTGTATAGCGCAATTGTGAAAGTAGACGCAGTTATATAAATGTGAGGTTTTTTTCGGGATTATTCGTTGGCGTATAGGCCCGAGGTCACTTAGTTGCCGATCTGGACCCACTGGGTATCATGCAAACAGAGCTGATACACTCACATTATGCAGCCCGCAAGGGGTCACCAGAACAAGTGCTGCGACAGTACATGCTTGGTAAGGCTTATCTTCCAAAGCATTTTCCACGGGCTTTTactttatcttattataaacttgcattttttttctccatgCGTGCCATACGTGCAAAAGGTGTATGAGATTCGCATTGTACTGGTTTGGAGTATGCGgtgtatatatacgtataccatttataaattactctatccttttattttctgcaatttCACTTGTCGAGACATCTCTTCCCAATACATATTCAGTATTCAtttcatataatcatttttacatattagcatcttatttttatcacgccgaaaaaaattctattttcaaaaatttattaataatggttacaaaaattacttaattgtATTTGAAACTTATAGTGTACAATTTTGAAGCACGATAATAAGACGTATGGaacgtattttaaaattctgttcaagtattaaaatcagaaaattataattaattttttttatttttgaaatatatattttctaaatttttttttactttctgacgttaaaatataattatatcgttttaacTATAGCTGGGAacattatgatataaaatataatgtactaTATATAGTAAATGAAAGTGTTTAGTGAGGCTTATATCACGACAAATTTATACTGATACTGAAAAtgtgtgaataattattaaatttattttgggAATCAGAAATGATACGCCCcattcttttataattgaattgaTAATTGAATCggctttataattattcgataatccgtacatatgtttatatatttataaacttgtTGAATCTAGTTTAACACTATGCGTTCATTGCGTTAAGGTTGAAGGtaagaataaagaaatttctgTTGGCTTTGCATGTACGACTTATGTGTTATTATATGTGTTGGTTTGGATATTTACGTTTGTCATCTAGCAtgcttgttattattattttttctttttatttaatttacactaACATCTGATAAGAAAATGTTCGAGCAGATACTTTTGTTATCttacaattaaacaaaaagtaTCGCATGAAATATTAGTAATAGAGAAATTCTCAGGAGCAGATAACACActcacaaatataaatactaagACGTTTTAAAGcttgatattttaatgtattataaatgttaattactgTGAAATGATGTTTTCGATTAGAAAGTATAACGGTGACTTGCATCCGACCGACCGTGTATTGTTTCTGTTGCGATATAcatacacaattatttttatagaagaaTAAAACATCAAGCACAGTAATTTGTGTCTtaactgaatatatttaaaacaagaaTTTGAAAACTATTTGGTTTGCATGAATGTGGCATTAAATTGACAGATTCGTGGCCATCATATCGCTAAATTGGACCCACTTGGCATCAACAGCGCTGATCTTGATGATAGGCATCCTCAAGAATTACTCTATACCCATTATTCATTCGGTAAGCTTAAATGAACGTGCGTAAACAGAAGAGAGAAAGTAAAATGTAAGAATCAGGTTTCGAGCAGTAATACAAACCAATTAATGCATTTGACGATTAGACTATCCAGTGATACTATCAAcgataagtaattttatatatcattgaGCAGATTTCTgagtattaattattcgtaTAAGATCTATTTGCAGATTACTATTGCATCAAGCTACGTTCACTATTTGATGCAAATGCGAACAAAGTGAATGTCACATTCTTTCGAGTGATTTAAACACAAGAAAAGTGAAAGCTTTGCTTCgtgttgttaattttttatattagcaATCTActgattaatttctttattataattcagcattctttaatatttcatttttatagcTTTTTCCATAAttctacttattttttattctcaccCTGCGAACACAACACAATTGACTTATGCAAGCAATAtcaatatgaatattaatcgGAATGTACaacacatttaattattaacaagcTAGAAACTcttgatttaaatttgattgatttcttaaatttttcgacttttttcattgcaaaaagtaataaaaagaatcTTTATAGAATGGTATTCGACTTGATTATTGAATTTGAGTCTGATGTCCACAGGGAAGAGACCACGCACTACTTTCTCGCAGGAATTCCAATACCAAGTAGCTGTTCTAATGCAAAGTATGTAATAATTGTCATCTAAATTGGGAATTTTCCCGCAAAGCTCTCTTTTACTTTGGCTAGTACATTACTGGGAGATGCTGGTACTGGTTTCGGGTATgcatatagaatataatagtTTTCGGCTGAAAACCTGTGTAAGGGTGCTTGGGTTCTTCTATATAAACTCATATCTCTCGACTGTGTAAAAAGATTCACAAGCAAGAAATAGTTTTCAAACGTTTTCTGTGAAGGAATTAAAAGAAAGGTATTGGTACATCGATGTCATAAACGTTTTATTATGGCAAAACATTGATATTGATGTAAAgattgtacaaaattataaatagctcttgttccttttttattgccaaatattttttctccgcCATTCGATCATTGTGTTTACTATTTCAGTTTTCTATCCtgtgttttcttttcttctctctatCTTGCTGTGCTACTCACcacattttgtatttatacgaTTTATTTGCAGTCCCTCTTGCATTATacctttctatttttatttcaaacatcGATGGTTGTTGTCTAAACCAACGGTGCTTTATTTGACTCACaagtttttctctttattagcGAATGATTTATGacatgtattattttctttaagtttAGCGTTTGTTTGTGCTGTCACGCGTATTGTGATGTATTTTGTAGCTATCAATACACTCACATACCTCAGAAAATTATACTGCATGTTTACATTtcagcaaatattttacatcgtgAATACGAAATTTACATTTCTACTGAAggaataatgcaatatatattaaatattattgcttataatatattaaatattattgtttataaaatattaaatattattgtaaatatacgatatatattaaatattattccttaagttaaaaaatttgtataatggCATACAAATAATTAGACATTAGATTGTGCTCAAAccataattgatataaaaaaattgcattttttacattttcagtATCAGTTCTATAAACAGaacaaatgagaaaaaaaaatacacatttcaACAGTTCGATCTACATAATTACACTTTAATCATTTGCGCTaaacactttttatttatcagcGCAATGGCtaggattatatttatagttaaaTATGTACTAAATAAATGCTGCAGTATCAAATATAGTTGAAATCATATCAAGTATAGCTTGCTCAGCAAAGAAATGCTTAGCATATTTAAATGTACTGAAATGTTTGCCTAAATTTGTGAACTGTAGCATTTAAACATGTCTTTTTTCATTAGCTCCGGagtaattgtataaataaacgCGTGTGTTTTATCCCGAATGCTTGAAACAGAGGAGTCAGACATGGATCGCGTTTTCAAATTGCCTTCCACCACATTTATCGGCGGCAAGGAAAAATCATTACCTCTACGCGAGATCTTGAAGCGACTTGAATCCGCTTACTGCGGCCATATCGGTGTTGAGTTTATGTTTATCAACTCCTTGGAACAATGCAACTGGATCAGGCAAAAGATGGAGACACCCGGCGTCATGGAAGTGACGAACGACGAGAAGAGGCTCATCTTGGCTAGATTGACGCGCGCCACCTGGTAATAATACAATCAGAATtccaaagataatttataactttaaatacacaaatttaCAGGAAAGAGAAATCTTGCGTCtagttttgtttttattttttgtatattttatttgtttttacagCAAGTTTAAAATTGGTCAAATGATTATCTTTAAAAGagattgtaataattgtaGGCATTGCGTGAAATGGAAATCAGATTCTCAGTTTTAATCTCTGATTTAACAAgcttttaatttgaaatgcaGGTTCGAGGCGTTCTTGGCGCGCAAATGGTCTTCGGAGAAGAGATTCGGTTTGGAGGGCTGCGAAATTCTGATTCCAGCCATGAAACAAGTAATCGATAAGTCCACGGAATTGGGAGTAGAATCGATTGTCATGGGTATGCCTCATCGTGGTCGTCTCAATGTTCTCGCTAATGTCTGTCGCAAGCCATTGAGCCAAATATTTACGCAATTCGCTGCTCTCGAAGCTGCCGATGATGTAAGCATAAAACAAGCGGTGCTTCTTAGCTATATAGAAAATACCATCGCAATTGCGTTGTCGATCTAGGAATCCTGatgataaaatgattttaGGGCTCTGGCGATGTGAAATATCACTTGGGTACGTACATCGAGCGTCTTAATCGTGTAACGAACAAGAACATTCGACTCGCCGTGGTTGCAAACCCATCGCACTTGGAGGCTGTAGATCCAGTGGTTCAAGGCAAAACGCGCGCCGAGCAGTTCTACCGCGGCGACGGCGAAGGCAAAAAAGTAAGTTATGAATCAGGTTTtaccaatttattttttactttcataGTTGGGTCGTTACATAATGCGACAGTGAACGAGTCTGTTTTAGGAAAAACGATTTAGAAATGCAGTCACAGATTAATCATTGGAgccttgaatttttatttacgaatatttagaaatttagatttaaatttaaatcagaatattattacatagtattaaatattaatcagattattattattgatttgatTGCTCAATATGTCGCAactgtagaatttttattacactatTTTATGGAcaacaatttatttctgcaattcATTCTAGGTAATGTCCATTCTTCTTCACGGAGACGCTGCGTTCTGCGGTCAGGGTATTGTCTTCGAAACAATGCATCTGTCTGACCTGCCTGATTACACCACTCATGGTACTATCCACATTGTCGTGAATAATCAAATTGGGTTTACCACAGACCCAAGGCATTCGCGATCATCGCCGTACTGCACAGGTTAGTGTTCGCGCAAACAATTTCATTCTTCAACGAATGTATTGACTAACGCAAgcctatattatttatcagatGTGGCTCGAGTGGTGAACGCACCCATCTTCCACGTGAACTCCGACGATCCCGAAGCTGTGATGCACGTGTGCAAAGTAGCGGCGGAATGGAGGGCCACCTTCCACAAGGACGTCGTGATCGACTTGGTTTCTTACAGACGCAATGGACACAATGAAATTGATGAACCGATGTTCACACAGCCTCTGATGTACCGCAAGATTAAGAATACGCCGCCAGCTCTCGATAAGTATGCGAACTCTCTTATTGCTGACGGCGTCGTAACGCCCGAGGAAGTTAAGGTACGAAAAACTACGCGcttgacatattttatactattgttTATGTACTAATGAATGGCTGTTTGATGTAGGATGTCAAAGATAAATACGAAAAGATCTGCGAAGAAGCGTATAACAATGCCAGACAGGAGACACACATTAAGTACAAGGACTGGTTGGACTCTCCGTGGTCCGGTTTCTTCGAAGGTAAGGATCCATTGAAGGTATCACCAACTGGTATCAAGGAAGATACACTTGTGCACATTGGAAAGAAATTGTCATCGCCACCACCGAATGCTGCTGAATTTGTCATTCATAAGGGTAAGCGATGTGAAAAATGAATACTAGGTTTATTCATATACtacttttctttatcattagacactagaattttatattataaaaatttgtaggcaatttagaatttatattttcttcactgcaatgcattaaaaattgttttaaataaagaaataaaagtacgTTTTACgctttagaatattatatcatattatttggCAAACTTAGAACTTTATtgcgatgcattgaaatcttatattttagaattctagactatttctttgtttataatataaaattttagtgcAGTAAAGTTCCAGGCctacaaaatgatataatcagattctaaagcataaaaatgaataaaatgtactttttatacacatatatatatatgttaaaatcttctagtaataaaaaatttagattatgtaaacatacaaaaatatgagaataaaatttatacttcaattaattcataattataatataagaattatttttaatacgttttacacacacacacaggtATTGAACGTATCTTGAAATCTCGCATGGAAATGATCGAGGCCAGAACCGTTGATTGGGCTCTCGGCGAAGCTATGGCTTTCGGATCTCTCCTAAAGGAAGGTATCCACGTTCGTTTATCTGGTCAGGACGTTGAGCGAGGCACATTCTCGCATAGGCATCACGTGTTGCATCATCAAACTGTTGATAAGGCGACCTACAGACCACTTTGCTATCTGTATCCTGATCAGGCACCTTATACAGTATGCAACAGCTCTTTGTCTGAATTTGGTGTACTCGGTAAAATCGTGGTTCTTGATTCAATTATTGTCGCTCTATCGTTTTTTCTAACTTGTAGCtattaaaacgattttatTTGCAGGATTTGAACTGGGCTACTCCATGACAAATCCGAATGCTTTAGTGTGCTGGGAAGCTCAGTTTGGAGATTTCAACAATACAGCGCAATGTATAATCGATCAATTCATCAGCAGCGGTCAAACTAAGTGGGTTAGGCAATCCGGTCTCGTCATGTTGCAGCCTCACGGTCTCGAAGGAATGGTAAATCCGCGGAATCAAGCTTGTGATtaaacttaaattatttttgccgtgcaatatttatttgttgaccTTTAATCTGCTTCTTTCTTAATATTAGGGTCCCGAGCACTCCAGTGCCCGCCTCGAGCGTTTCCTACAGATGTCCGCTGACGATCCGGATTACTTCCCCCCTGAAAGTGAAGAGTTCGCAGTTCGCCAATTGCACGACAGCAACTGGATTGTCGCCAACTGCAGCACGCCGGCTAACTATTTCCACATTCTACGACGGCAGATTGCACTGCCGTTCAGAAAGCCGTTGATCCTAATGACACCGAAATCGCTGCTCCGTCATCCAGAGGCTAAATCCAACTTTGACTTGATGCTGGAGGACACACAGTTCCTCAGAGTGATACCAGAGGAGGGCGTGGCTGCTCAGAATCCCGACAGTGTCAAGAGAGTGCTGTTCTGCTCCGGAAAGGTTTACTATGACATTAAGAAAGCTCGCACGGAACGAAAATTGGAAGACAAGATCGCGATCGCCAGAGTGGAACAGGTCAGtcgtaaatttcttttaatcttgattattaaaaagggtgtgttaaaaaataattatatataaatatgttctagaaatatttttggtactaatcgaatttttttattttattacagatctCGCCCTTCCCTTATGATCTCGTTAAGAAGGAGGCAGCTAAGTATCCCAATGCGGAATTAGTGTGGGCTCAGGAGGAACACAAGAACCAAGGCGCATGGACCTATGTGCAGCCTAGGTTCCACACAGCACTCAACGGCGTCCGAAACGTACTGTAAGTATCGATATAAAgtcaacatattaattataacaatactgattataattgtatgaaagtaaaatgtatgtatgtgtgtgaatGCACTCGTGTTCATTATGTTGCGCTTTGCTTTTTATATCTCTTCACACGGCCCACGTTTTTCATTTTGTCGCGATGATACCGTGAGGTATTCGCGACGCATCAAAATTTCGATATACATGCaccatgcatttttttttttttattttttttttttttatcattataaattgttatacaGATACCTTTCtcgttttatatattctataagaataaaagatcTATAAAATGAAAGATCTGGGCCGTGTGTTGCAGTCGTGCGTCAGAGACGAATGAGAGTGGTCGAGGGTGGTTTGCCGGTTTGCTTTCGTCATCCAAACCGACCAAAACCACAACAGTATCAGAGCCACAGTCAACGGAATCTGCTGAATCTGCTGAATCTGCTGAACCGAAACAGAGAATAGTGAGGTAATGTCGGGGCAATATCTCcgattttgtcaaaaaattatattgcaaagaaATTTCCATTTTGATGTGAATTGATATGCAAGCTGTTTATATCGAAAGAGAATGGATGtggataaaatatcaatttttttaattatttctatttataattatttgattcttatttaatatttctgtattttaatattttatattttcttgtttataatttcaaagcagttttcttcttttcagtAGATATCGTTGACCAGTATTGATAGCTGTAAAtgttttgtttcttaaataaGCGAGCCACATTGTGTAAGGAaacaatattgatatttcagaTATGCTGGACGACCCACTGCATCGTCGCCCTCCACCGGCAGCAAAATGCAGCACCTCAAAGAGCTCA
This DNA window, taken from Linepithema humile isolate Giens D197 chromosome 7, Lhum_UNIL_v1.0, whole genome shotgun sequence, encodes the following:
- the Ogdh gene encoding 2-oxoglutarate dehydrogenase complex component E1 isoform X9, with amino-acid sequence MDRVFKLPSTTFIGGKEKSLPLREILKRLESAYCGHIGVEFMFINSLEQCNWIRQKMETPGVMEVTNDEKRLILARLTRATWFEAFLARKWSSEKRFGLEGCEILIPAMKQVIDKSTELGVESIVMGMPHRGRLNVLANVCRKPLSQIFTQFAALEAADDGSGDVKYHLGTYIERLNRVTNKNIRLAVVANPSHLEAVDPVVQGKTRAEQFYRGDGEGKKVMSILLHGDAAFCGQGIVFETMHLSDLPDYTTHGTIHIVVNNQIGFTTDPRHSRSSPYCTDVARVVNAPIFHVNSDDPEAVMHVCKVAAEWRATFHKDVVIDLVSYRRNGHNEIDEPMFTQPLMYRKIKNTPPALDKYANSLIADGVVTPEEVKDVKDKYEKICEEAYNNARQETHIKYKDWLDSPWSGFFEGKDPLKVSPTGIKEDTLVHIGKKLSSPPPNAAEFVIHKGIERILKSRMEMIEARTVDWALGEAMAFGSLLKEGIHVRLSGQDVERGTFSHRHHVLHHQTVDKATYRPLCYLYPDQAPYTVCNSSLSEFGVLGFELGYSMTNPNALVCWEAQFGDFNNTAQCIIDQFISSGQTKWVRQSGLVMLQPHGLEGMGPEHSSARLERFLQMSADDPDYFPPESEEFAVRQLHDSNWIVANCSTPANYFHILRRQIALPFRKPLILMTPKSLLRHPEAKSNFDLMLEDTQFLRVIPEEGVAAQNPDSVKRVLFCSGKVYYDIKKARTERKLEDKIAIARVEQISPFPYDLVKKEAAKYPNAELVWAQEEHKNQGAWTYVQPRFHTALNGVRNVLRASETNESGRGWFAGLLSSSKPTKTTTVSEPQSTESAESAESAEPKQRIVRYAGRPTASSPSTGSKMQHLKELKQLLDDSLNL